One window of the Terriglobales bacterium genome contains the following:
- a CDS encoding enoyl-CoA hydratase/isomerase family protein, with amino-acid sequence MKDFKGKTLSWELADGAIELALHREPCNEISRATLEELEQFAAALEKGSADAHALILYSRMKAGFSAGADLRELHSLMEQHPTKEVAAGARDFLERIHRVMNTIDAAPLTTIAAVHGVCFGGGFELALACDLIIADKMARFCFPELRLGLIPGWGGIPRLKRDLGNAVVRDLLLTGRSLNASRALSVGLVSQVAAEGEALRLARATAAQVGKFDRETRIAAKKFLKPIPHDDLRREIDLFCELLARPAVKAGLRKFVESTGAQPYLP; translated from the coding sequence ATGAAGGACTTCAAAGGCAAGACACTCTCTTGGGAACTGGCCGACGGCGCCATCGAACTGGCGCTCCACCGCGAGCCCTGCAACGAGATCAGCCGGGCGACCCTCGAAGAGCTGGAACAATTCGCCGCCGCCCTGGAGAAGGGAAGCGCCGACGCTCACGCCCTCATCCTCTATAGCCGGATGAAGGCCGGTTTCTCCGCTGGGGCCGACCTGCGCGAGCTCCATTCCCTCATGGAGCAGCACCCGACGAAAGAAGTCGCTGCCGGCGCGCGTGACTTCCTGGAGCGGATCCACCGCGTCATGAACACGATCGACGCCGCGCCGCTCACCACCATCGCCGCCGTCCACGGCGTCTGCTTCGGCGGTGGCTTCGAGCTGGCCCTGGCCTGCGACCTCATCATCGCCGACAAGATGGCCCGCTTCTGCTTCCCCGAGCTGCGCTTGGGCCTCATCCCCGGCTGGGGCGGCATTCCCCGCCTCAAGCGCGACCTGGGCAACGCCGTCGTCCGCGACCTGCTGCTCACCGGGCGCAGCTTGAACGCCAGCCGCGCGCTGAGCGTGGGACTGGTCAGCCAGGTGGCGGCCGAGGGAGAAGCTCTGCGCCTGGCTCGCGCCACCGCCGCGCAAGTCGGCAAGTTCGACCGCGAGACGCGCATCGCCGCCAAGAAGTTCCTTAAGCCCATCCCGCACGACGACTTGCGCCGCGAGATCGACCTCTTCTGCGAACTCCTCGCCCGCCCCGCCGTCAAAGCCGGCCTGAGGAAGTTCGTGGAGAGCACCGGCGCCCAGCCGTATCTGCCGTGA
- a CDS encoding acyl carrier protein produces the protein MPTLDQTLDQILTLAATHFKVPREQLSPDDDFFKKLGIDSLQTLELLTRLENHFQVELPDYELQGVSDFRTLAGKIQARL, from the coding sequence ATGCCTACCCTCGACCAGACCCTCGACCAGATTCTTACCCTGGCAGCCACTCACTTCAAGGTGCCGCGCGAGCAGCTCTCGCCCGACGACGACTTCTTCAAGAAGCTGGGCATCGACAGCCTGCAGACGCTCGAACTGCTCACCCGCCTCGAGAACCACTTCCAGGTCGAGCTGCCCGACTATGAGCTGCAGGGCGTCTCCGACTTCCGCACCCTCGCCGGCAAGATCCAGGCCCGCCTGTAA
- a CDS encoding AMP-binding protein has product MLDLTQHSSLGSALREALVHWPNEVCLIEADRERENCRLTYRQFGEAALPLARALQDAGFAAGDRAAIIMTNQSKWLISAYAIFYCGGVLVPLDYKLTASEHLALLAHSKAKVLIVEYHLWRAIAAAPEFSNLKAATILVTEAPPSADLAGARRWEEFKSAAESAFVPRTRDDWASIVYSSGTGGHPKGCVMTHGNYLEQCVSLTALYPFWPGVRYLSILPTNHAIDFMVGFIGPFTCGAAVVHLRTLRPEFVREAFPRYKITYMALVPLVLKNLEKGLRDRFAALPAAKRLMLNSLIALNRALTWRRPHLKLSRILLGQVHAAFGGELRALFVGGAFTEPATLQFFYDLGIAVSNGYGLTEAGTAITVNDFKPFRPDTVGRPLPGMEVRIVEPASDGIGEVAVRSQTLMSQYLDEPELTAETLRDGWLFTGDLGRLDSSGHLQLFGRKKNMIVTAGGKNIYPEDIENAFEGLAVKEYSVFAANYIWAERGLGGEQLVIVLRLDGGAEVPDSLRRDLEARNRRLPDFKRVHGYVLWEQDFPRTASLKIKRHELAEAIRLERQRADSVIPL; this is encoded by the coding sequence ATGCTTGACCTCACCCAACACTCCTCCCTCGGCTCGGCCTTGCGCGAGGCCCTCGTCCACTGGCCCAACGAAGTCTGCCTGATCGAGGCCGACCGCGAGCGCGAGAACTGCCGCCTCACCTACCGCCAGTTCGGAGAAGCCGCCCTGCCCCTGGCCCGCGCCCTGCAAGATGCGGGCTTCGCTGCCGGCGACCGCGCCGCCATCATCATGACCAACCAGTCCAAGTGGCTCATCTCCGCCTACGCCATCTTCTACTGCGGCGGAGTGCTGGTGCCGCTCGACTACAAGCTCACCGCCAGCGAGCACCTTGCGCTTCTCGCCCATTCGAAAGCCAAGGTCTTGATCGTGGAGTACCACCTGTGGCGCGCCATCGCGGCAGCGCCGGAGTTCAGCAACCTGAAAGCTGCGACCATCCTGGTGACCGAAGCTCCGCCCAGCGCGGACCTCGCCGGCGCGCGCCGCTGGGAGGAATTCAAATCCGCCGCCGAGTCCGCCTTCGTCCCGCGCACACGTGACGACTGGGCCTCGATCGTCTACTCCTCCGGCACCGGAGGCCACCCCAAGGGCTGCGTGATGACCCACGGCAACTACCTCGAGCAGTGCGTCTCCCTGACCGCGCTCTATCCCTTCTGGCCGGGCGTGCGCTACCTGAGCATCCTACCCACCAACCACGCCATTGACTTCATGGTGGGATTCATCGGCCCCTTCACCTGTGGTGCCGCGGTCGTGCACCTGCGCACCCTCCGCCCGGAGTTCGTCCGCGAAGCCTTCCCCCGCTACAAGATCACCTACATGGCCCTCGTCCCGCTGGTGCTCAAGAACCTGGAGAAGGGACTGCGCGACCGCTTCGCCGCTCTGCCGGCTGCTAAGCGCCTGATGCTGAACTCGCTCATCGCACTCAACCGCGCGCTCACCTGGCGACGCCCGCACCTGAAGCTCAGTCGCATACTGCTCGGCCAGGTGCATGCTGCCTTCGGCGGGGAATTGCGCGCGCTCTTCGTCGGCGGCGCCTTCACCGAGCCCGCCACGCTGCAGTTCTTCTATGACCTGGGCATCGCCGTGTCCAACGGCTACGGCCTCACCGAAGCCGGCACCGCCATCACCGTCAACGACTTCAAGCCCTTCCGTCCGGACACGGTCGGCCGGCCGCTCCCCGGCATGGAGGTGCGCATCGTCGAGCCCGCTTCGGACGGCATCGGCGAAGTCGCCGTCCGCAGCCAGACTCTCATGTCCCAGTACCTCGACGAGCCCGAACTCACCGCCGAGACCCTCCGTGACGGCTGGCTCTTCACCGGCGACCTGGGACGCCTGGACTCCTCCGGCCACCTGCAACTTTTCGGCCGCAAGAAGAACATGATCGTCACCGCCGGCGGCAAGAACATCTATCCCGAGGACATCGAGAATGCCTTCGAGGGCCTGGCGGTGAAGGAATACAGCGTCTTCGCCGCCAACTACATCTGGGCCGAACGCGGCCTGGGCGGCGAGCAACTCGTCATCGTCCTGCGCCTGGACGGCGGGGCCGAAGTTCCCGACTCACTGCGCCGCGACCTCGAAGCCCGCAACCGCCGCCTGCCGGACTTCAAGCGTGTCCACGGCTATGTGCTGTGGGAGCAAGACTTCCCGCGCACCGCCTCGCTCAAGATCAAGCGCCACGAGCTGGCGGAGGCCATCCGCCTCGAGCGCCAGCGCGCCGACTCCGTGATTCCGCTGTGA
- a CDS encoding PspC domain-containing protein, whose product MYCNYCGKVIQEDHLLCAYCGKRVGADVARRRLVRPREGRVFAGVCRGFAEYFDLDVSVVRVAWVLVALFGGGGVLAYVIAWIVVPTEPEKLSAPAAPPVQAQNS is encoded by the coding sequence ATGTACTGCAACTACTGCGGTAAGGTCATCCAGGAAGACCATCTGCTTTGCGCCTACTGCGGCAAGCGCGTGGGAGCCGACGTCGCGCGCCGCCGCCTGGTGCGCCCTCGCGAGGGAAGGGTGTTCGCCGGAGTCTGCCGGGGCTTCGCGGAGTATTTTGACCTAGACGTCAGCGTGGTCCGCGTGGCCTGGGTGCTGGTGGCGCTCTTCGGCGGCGGCGGCGTTCTGGCTTACGTCATCGCCTGGATCGTGGTTCCCACCGAGCCCGAAAAGCTGTCCGCGCCCGCCGCGCCGCCCGTGCAAGCTCAGAACTCGTAG
- a CDS encoding alpha/beta fold hydrolase, protein MRLSSQDAEIHYEILGEGPDLVLLHPFPTNHRFWMGVADMLASRYRLIAYDLRGHGDSTPGAGPATMEKHAADLARLCDVNKVRKAIFAGVSVGGYVLFEFWRRHRERVAALILSDTRASADTEEGRAARLKSAEEVQKNGPAAFLESMVPKLLGQHTRDNRPDVVDGARKMMAKMTAAGIVAIQQGMAARPDSVPTLATVNVPTLVLVGAEDTLTPPADAEFIHQHIPGSRLEVIPSAGHLAIYEQRNSAGKVIRDFLHGLKPYLPKF, encoded by the coding sequence ATGCGCCTCTCCAGCCAGGACGCAGAGATTCACTATGAGATTCTGGGCGAAGGCCCGGACCTTGTCCTGCTTCATCCCTTTCCCACCAATCACCGCTTCTGGATGGGCGTGGCCGACATGCTGGCCTCGCGCTACCGACTGATCGCTTACGACCTGCGCGGGCATGGCGACTCCACCCCGGGTGCCGGGCCGGCCACCATGGAGAAGCACGCCGCCGACCTGGCCCGCCTGTGCGATGTCAATAAAGTCCGCAAAGCCATCTTTGCCGGCGTTTCCGTCGGCGGCTATGTGCTCTTCGAGTTCTGGCGGCGGCATCGCGAGCGCGTGGCGGCGCTCATCCTCTCCGACACCCGCGCCTCTGCGGATACCGAGGAAGGCCGCGCCGCGCGCCTGAAGTCCGCGGAAGAAGTTCAGAAGAACGGTCCGGCCGCTTTCCTGGAAAGCATGGTTCCCAAACTCCTCGGCCAGCACACACGCGACAACCGCCCAGACGTGGTCGACGGCGCGCGCAAGATGATGGCGAAGATGACCGCCGCGGGCATCGTCGCCATACAGCAGGGAATGGCCGCGCGTCCGGATTCGGTCCCTACGCTCGCCACCGTGAACGTGCCCACGCTCGTTCTGGTCGGCGCCGAGGACACGCTCACTCCCCCGGCCGACGCCGAGTTCATCCATCAGCACATCCCTGGCAGCCGCCTCGAGGTCATCCCCAGCGCCGGCCACCTCGCCATCTACGAGCAGCGTAATTCCGCCGGGAAGGTGATCCGTGACTTTCTGCACGGCCTGAAACCGTACCTTCCAAAGTTTTGA
- the aroA gene encoding 3-phosphoshikimate 1-carboxyvinyltransferase has product MKNEIILQPARNLVGTLRLPGDKSISHRYAMLAALADGRTVLENFSTGEDCAHTLGCLRALGCGVEQTGGGRVEIEGRGRELGAPSAPLDCGNSGSTMRMLTGILAAQNFASELAGDASLSRRPMARVIEPLTVMGAHISSAEGARPPLRITGAKLRAIDYKMPVASAQVKSSVLFAGLLAEGQTFVEEPLPTRDHGELALQAFGAEITRTRNRVGITGGQKLRAIEAPIPADISTAAFFLCAAALFPESSLTIEDLLLNPTRAAVLDVLAAMGARILTLSLEVHNGELVGTVKLEAAALKGASISGAQTAALIDELPVLAAIAPYTEEGIEIRDARELRVKESDRIAAIAAGLRAMGAEVEEREDGLRIPGRQRLRGARVDSAGDHRIAMAFAVAALRAEGETTLSGAQAAAVSYPEFFATLESLVER; this is encoded by the coding sequence ATGAAAAACGAAATCATCCTGCAGCCAGCGCGCAATCTGGTCGGGACGCTGCGCCTTCCCGGCGACAAATCCATCTCCCACCGCTACGCCATGCTGGCGGCCCTGGCCGATGGCCGTACGGTTCTCGAGAACTTCTCCACCGGCGAGGACTGCGCTCACACCCTCGGATGCCTGCGCGCCCTGGGTTGCGGCGTGGAGCAGACGGGAGGCGGCCGGGTCGAGATCGAAGGCCGGGGCAGGGAGCTCGGGGCGCCCTCCGCGCCACTCGACTGTGGCAACTCCGGTTCCACCATGCGCATGCTGACCGGGATTCTCGCGGCGCAGAACTTTGCCAGCGAGCTCGCCGGCGACGCCTCGCTCTCCCGCCGTCCCATGGCCCGCGTCATCGAGCCGCTCACCGTAATGGGCGCGCACATTTCCTCGGCCGAGGGCGCCCGGCCCCCGCTGCGCATCACCGGAGCGAAGCTCCGCGCCATCGATTACAAGATGCCCGTGGCCAGCGCCCAGGTGAAATCGTCCGTGCTCTTTGCTGGATTGCTCGCCGAAGGCCAAACCTTTGTGGAAGAACCGCTGCCCACCCGCGACCACGGCGAACTGGCGCTGCAAGCTTTTGGCGCAGAGATCACCCGGACGCGCAATCGGGTGGGCATCACCGGCGGGCAGAAGTTGCGCGCCATCGAGGCGCCCATTCCCGCAGACATCTCCACCGCCGCCTTCTTCCTCTGCGCCGCGGCGCTGTTTCCCGAATCGAGCCTCACCATCGAAGACCTGCTGCTCAACCCGACGCGCGCCGCCGTGCTCGACGTGCTGGCTGCCATGGGCGCCCGCATCCTCACCTTGAGCCTCGAAGTCCACAACGGAGAGCTTGTCGGCACGGTAAAGCTGGAAGCCGCGGCGCTCAAAGGCGCGAGCATCTCCGGCGCGCAGACCGCCGCGCTCATTGACGAGCTGCCGGTGCTCGCCGCGATCGCGCCCTACACGGAAGAGGGAATCGAGATTCGCGACGCGCGCGAGCTGCGCGTGAAAGAATCCGACCGCATCGCCGCCATCGCCGCCGGCCTGCGCGCCATGGGCGCAGAGGTAGAAGAGCGCGAGGACGGCCTGCGCATCCCCGGCCGCCAGCGGCTGCGCGGCGCGCGCGTGGACTCTGCCGGCGACCACCGTATCGCCATGGCCTTCGCCGTCGCCGCCCTCCGCGCTGAGGGCGAGACCACCCTCAGCGGCGCCCAAGCCGCCGCTGTCTCCTACCCTGAATTCTTCGCCACCCTGGAATCTCTGGTCGAGCGCTGA